In a single window of the Chloroflexota bacterium genome:
- a CDS encoding sugar ABC transporter permease encodes MTATSDLARTSESRVLTPRWRNRHRHWIGWLFILPWFIGFLCFDVLPFFLNLYLSFTDFSVGARLPNWVGLANYKEMAGGDHLIGISFKNTVYYMGFSVPLLIIFAFSLALLLNANIRGRGIYRTIYYLPSLVPVVAASIIWLFMLRTRGGLVNLALGLVGLGPVPWLSRPEWAKPALILMSLWGFGGQMVIYLAGLQGISQELYEAAEIDGASGRQKLIHITVPLMTPTIFFNLIMGIIGSFQVFTAAFIMTGGGPLNSTLFYMLHLYNNAFNYFKMGYASAMAVVLFFIILTLTLIVNWTSERWVYYDTG; translated from the coding sequence ATGACGGCCACAAGCGACTTGGCCCGTACGAGCGAGAGCCGGGTGCTTACCCCGCGATGGCGGAATCGCCATCGCCACTGGATCGGATGGCTCTTCATCCTGCCGTGGTTCATCGGCTTCTTGTGCTTCGACGTGTTGCCCTTCTTCCTCAACCTCTATCTGAGCTTCACGGACTTCTCGGTGGGAGCCCGACTCCCCAATTGGGTCGGCCTGGCCAATTACAAGGAGATGGCGGGAGGCGACCATCTCATCGGCATCAGCTTTAAGAACACCGTCTACTACATGGGGTTCAGCGTGCCGCTACTGATCATCTTCGCCTTCTCGCTAGCCCTCCTCCTCAACGCCAACATCCGCGGCCGGGGGATCTATCGCACCATCTACTATTTACCCTCCCTGGTGCCCGTCGTCGCCGCCTCGATCATCTGGCTGTTCATGCTGCGGACCCGAGGAGGGCTCGTCAACCTGGCCCTGGGGCTGGTCGGCCTCGGGCCCGTGCCGTGGCTGAGCAGACCGGAGTGGGCCAAGCCGGCGCTGATCCTGATGAGCCTGTGGGGATTCGGCGGACAAATGGTCATCTACCTCGCCGGGCTGCAGGGCATCTCACAGGAGCTCTACGAAGCGGCCGAGATCGACGGCGCCAGCGGCCGGCAGAAGCTGATCCACATCACCGTCCCCCTGATGACCCCCACCATCTTCTTCAACCTGATCATGGGGATCATCGGCTCCTTCCAGGTGTTCACCGCCGCGTTCATCATGACGGGTGGAGGCCCGCTCAACTCGACGCTCTTCTACATGCTCCACCTCTACAACAACGCCTTCAACTACTTCAAGATGGGCTACGCGTCGGCCATGGCCGTGGTGCTGTTTTTCATTATCCTGACGCTCACGTTGATCGTGAACTGGACGTCCGAGCGATGGGTGTACTATGACACCGGCTGA
- a CDS encoding ABC transporter substrate-binding protein has protein sequence MKTPISRREFLRLSTGLAVGAALAACAPPAEQPPEEAAKEAEEAPKPAKEEKVTVYWMNWWGGAREPLMLEIISRFEEENPDIHVENQLQPWDNRAQRAATAIASRNPPSLIMVTRIEAQKFAHEGLIVPIDPYIEANDIDVYEIFYPSEINNCKWADQFWSYPLPTGGGATCIWFYNKNVFRDAGLDPEKPPQTWQEVEEVIKATTVIEDGVIQKIGLAAVNNYHFPAWLYCNNGKYYSDDSKQLLFNQPEGVETLEWMARIIHEYYGGIEAFNAFFEGVNMQSADYPFYTDTLALLPSAVWNFFHFETFDPEMYADPNQWGVLLVPYNGNNPEAKSTGISGFHFAWNQVIPKGLDKKVQDAAYKWLEFFTVRKEGGCWFLFEQHRPSPVKACNENPAYYEGNPYWDTVLKGLEIDVSVPVTPVQSEIAALVNEALDEVWFGMKEPKEALNWAYDKAQPILDKFWSET, from the coding sequence ATGAAAACCCCCATAAGCCGACGGGAGTTCCTGCGCCTGTCCACCGGACTGGCCGTGGGAGCGGCGCTGGCAGCCTGTGCGCCCCCGGCTGAGCAGCCGCCCGAGGAAGCGGCCAAGGAGGCCGAGGAAGCACCGAAGCCCGCCAAGGAGGAAAAGGTCACCGTCTACTGGATGAACTGGTGGGGAGGGGCCCGTGAGCCGCTCATGCTCGAGATCATCTCCCGCTTCGAGGAGGAGAACCCCGACATCCACGTGGAAAACCAGCTTCAGCCATGGGACAATCGGGCGCAGCGGGCAGCCACGGCGATCGCCAGCAGAAATCCCCCCTCGTTGATCATGGTCACTCGCATAGAGGCCCAAAAGTTCGCCCACGAGGGGCTGATCGTCCCCATCGATCCGTACATCGAAGCCAACGACATCGACGTCTACGAGATCTTCTATCCCAGCGAGATCAACAATTGCAAATGGGCGGATCAATTCTGGAGTTACCCCCTCCCCACCGGCGGCGGGGCGACCTGCATCTGGTTCTACAACAAGAACGTGTTCCGTGACGCAGGGCTGGATCCCGAAAAGCCGCCTCAGACCTGGCAGGAGGTGGAAGAGGTCATCAAGGCCACGACCGTGATCGAGGACGGGGTGATCCAGAAGATCGGCCTCGCCGCGGTGAACAACTACCACTTCCCCGCCTGGCTCTACTGCAACAACGGCAAGTACTACAGCGACGACTCCAAGCAGCTCCTTTTCAACCAGCCCGAGGGCGTGGAGACCCTGGAGTGGATGGCGCGCATCATCCACGAGTACTACGGCGGCATCGAGGCCTTTAACGCCTTCTTCGAGGGCGTGAACATGCAGAGCGCCGACTACCCCTTCTACACGGACACGCTCGCCCTCCTGCCCTCCGCCGTCTGGAACTTCTTCCACTTCGAGACCTTTGACCCCGAGATGTACGCGGATCCGAACCAGTGGGGGGTGCTCCTCGTGCCCTACAACGGCAACAACCCCGAGGCGAAATCCACCGGCATCTCGGGCTTCCACTTCGCCTGGAACCAGGTCATCCCCAAGGGGCTGGACAAGAAGGTCCAGGATGCGGCCTACAAGTGGCTGGAGTTCTTCACCGTGAGAAAGGAGGGCGGCTGCTGGTTCCTCTTCGAGCAGCACCGTCCCTCCCCCGTAAAGGCCTGCAACGAGAATCCGGCGTACTACGAGGGCAACCCCTACTGGGACACGGTGCTCAAAGGGCTGGAGATCGACGTCAGCGTGCCGGTCACCCCGGTTCAGAGCGAGATCGCGGCCCTGGTGAACGAGGCGCTGGACGAGGTGTGGTTCGGCATGAAGGAGCCCAAGGAGGCCCTCAACTGGGCGTACGACAAGGCCCAGCCGATCCTGGACAAGTTCTGGAGCGAGACATGA
- a CDS encoding FAD-dependent oxidoreductase yields the protein MPQRITEPARELPVVEEADVVVAGGGPGGLPAAIAAARHGARVVLIERYGFLGGLATAGLVAPILGHTASHSTTPIVEGLLKEVTERMHALGGAPTWEEACQEWGIRFDAEAFKYVADEMVQETGVNLLLHALVTDAILEDGRIRGVIVESKSGRQAVLGRVVIDATGDADVAFRAGAPTKQGRAFDGRVQSMGSFIHLGGVPRLSQEERTAAVEKVRQAMEAGRFRFYNPNFANRNTMQDDFFSPNMTRWAGDPTNVRDLTRAEQGIRRESWELLQFLREEVPGFEGAYLRLIAPQVGVRESRQIVGDYTLTGQDVRQGRKFDDAIARGSWWIDIHCPMGHTYPVHLCVIECPREERCPFWAAEHDTSMLAKKDLYPPDDDWYDIPYRCLVPKGVDGLLVSGRCISATHEGMAGARVMGTCMAIGQAAGTAAALAVRGDLSPREVNVEELRRMLRSDGALV from the coding sequence ATGCCACAAAGGATCACCGAACCCGCACGAGAGCTGCCTGTTGTCGAGGAGGCCGACGTCGTGGTCGCCGGCGGGGGGCCGGGCGGGCTACCCGCGGCCATCGCGGCGGCGCGCCATGGGGCTCGCGTCGTCCTGATCGAGCGCTACGGGTTCCTGGGGGGGTTGGCCACCGCCGGCCTGGTCGCGCCCATCCTCGGTCACACCGCCTCACACAGCACAACCCCCATCGTGGAAGGGCTGCTGAAGGAGGTCACCGAGCGCATGCACGCCCTGGGCGGCGCGCCCACCTGGGAGGAGGCCTGCCAGGAGTGGGGCATCCGATTCGACGCGGAGGCCTTCAAATATGTGGCCGACGAGATGGTCCAGGAGACGGGGGTGAACCTCCTGCTCCACGCGCTCGTCACCGACGCCATTCTGGAGGATGGCCGGATCCGGGGGGTCATCGTCGAGAGCAAATCCGGGCGCCAAGCCGTCCTGGGCAGGGTCGTGATCGACGCGACGGGGGATGCCGACGTCGCCTTCCGGGCCGGGGCCCCGACGAAGCAAGGGCGCGCCTTCGACGGCCGCGTGCAATCGATGGGCTCTTTTATCCACCTGGGCGGCGTCCCCAGGCTGAGCCAGGAGGAGCGAACAGCAGCCGTGGAGAAGGTCCGCCAGGCCATGGAAGCCGGGCGATTCCGCTTCTACAATCCGAACTTCGCCAACCGCAACACCATGCAGGATGACTTCTTCTCGCCGAATATGACCCGATGGGCAGGCGACCCGACGAACGTGCGCGATCTGACCCGGGCCGAGCAGGGGATCCGCCGCGAGAGCTGGGAGCTCCTCCAGTTCCTACGGGAGGAGGTGCCCGGGTTCGAGGGGGCCTATCTGCGGCTCATCGCGCCACAGGTGGGGGTTCGGGAAAGCCGCCAGATCGTGGGCGACTATACGTTGACGGGACAGGACGTGCGGCAGGGACGCAAATTCGACGACGCCATCGCACGCGGCTCGTGGTGGATCGACATCCACTGCCCCATGGGGCACACGTACCCCGTGCACCTGTGCGTCATCGAGTGCCCGCGAGAGGAGCGATGTCCCTTCTGGGCCGCGGAGCATGACACGTCCATGCTCGCAAAGAAGGACCTATACCCGCCCGACGACGACTGGTATGACATCCCGTATCGATGCCTGGTCCCAAAGGGCGTGGACGGCCTGCTCGTCTCCGGGCGCTGCATCTCGGCCACGCACGAGGGCATGGCCGGCGCACGCGTGATGGGCACGTGCATGGCGATCGGGCAGGCGGCAGGGACCGCGGCCGCACTGGCCGTGCGGGGAGACCTCTCCCCACGCGAGGTCAACGTGGAGGAGCTCCGACGGATGCTCCGATCCGACGGCGCCCTCGTGTGA
- a CDS encoding PspC domain-containing protein, whose translation MWRLFWRLFWPLLLISLGIVLVIGLSGQTWRQRSGRSLRRSRDRIIAGVCGGLGEYLGVDPTLIRVLWVFATLVSFGLGVLVYLALMIVMPEPNGSITRPGGGL comes from the coding sequence ATGTGGCGCCTGTTCTGGCGTCTGTTCTGGCCGCTGCTGCTCATCTCACTGGGCATCGTGCTGGTGATCGGCCTGTCCGGGCAGACATGGCGCCAGAGGTCCGGCCGGTCATTGCGCCGCTCCCGGGATCGGATCATCGCTGGGGTGTGCGGCGGCCTGGGCGAGTACCTGGGCGTGGATCCCACGCTGATCCGGGTGTTATGGGTGTTCGCCACGCTGGTCAGCTTTGGGCTGGGCGTGCTCGTCTACCTGGCCCTCATGATTGTCATGCCGGAGCCCAACGGCTCCATTACCCGTCCTGGCGGAGGTCTCTAA
- a CDS encoding response regulator transcription factor → MAGETILVVDDEQHIVDLARMYLETEGYRVITAEDGEEALRRWREEHPDLIVLDLMLPEIDGWDVCRRVRAESDVAIIMLTARSDDIDKIVGLELGADDYVTKPFNPRELVARVRAILRRIQREAQAETTSVVAGPLRIDPERREATLDGRPLALRTKEFDLLYTLAEHQGRVLSRDQLLDLVWGYEFAGGTRTVDVHIAHLREKLRDSPVVIETVWGVGYKLVVPDQAE, encoded by the coding sequence ATGGCAGGTGAAACCATCCTGGTCGTGGATGATGAGCAACATATCGTGGACCTCGCCCGGATGTACCTGGAGACCGAAGGCTATCGCGTCATCACGGCAGAGGACGGCGAGGAGGCCCTGCGGCGCTGGAGGGAGGAACACCCCGACCTCATCGTCCTGGACCTCATGCTGCCGGAGATCGACGGCTGGGACGTGTGCCGACGCGTACGGGCCGAATCGGACGTGGCTATCATCATGCTGACGGCCCGATCCGACGACATCGACAAGATCGTCGGCCTGGAGCTGGGGGCCGACGATTACGTCACCAAGCCCTTCAATCCGCGCGAGCTGGTGGCACGGGTGCGCGCCATCCTGCGGCGCATCCAGCGAGAGGCCCAAGCCGAGACGACCTCCGTCGTGGCGGGCCCTCTGCGCATCGACCCCGAACGGCGGGAGGCCACGCTGGACGGACGCCCGCTCGCCCTGCGGACGAAGGAGTTCGACCTCCTCTACACGCTGGCGGAACACCAGGGGCGGGTCCTCAGCCGGGATCAGCTCCTGGATCTGGTGTGGGGATACGAGTTCGCCGGCGGCACGCGAACGGTCGACGTGCACATCGCCCACCTGAGGGAGAAGCTGCGCGACAGCCCCGTCGTGATCGAGACCGTGTGGGGGGTCGGATACAAGTTGGTGGTCCCTGATCAGGCGGAGTGA
- a CDS encoding LacI family transcriptional regulator has product MPRRKVTISDISRDAGVSKRTVSRVLNNSPLVSKTTRERVLASIRRLNYQPDIIARSLAGGKNRILGVFVYESSFPLEPPDFYYRFLLGIQAEAQARDYNVLLYTRHLDSGQPRSVYMEGVNTLQIADGSVLLGVQTNHEDLRRLCEEEYPFVYIGRRDVPGCEMDYVTADYAATTKRIVQELFERGHRRIAYWRSEVMREPSIDRLEGFLEGMETLGLPAEWVISAEMGAESPTPDDGEEGKRSPTPVAELYAQGVTAIIASSADKALCCLEAAEKAGIRIPEDLSLVALSDPLDPAFRRYPPLTHLSVPRREMGRVAVQMLVDRLEGKVDGPQSRCLHCRVVEGATVRTLSDS; this is encoded by the coding sequence ATGCCTCGGCGTAAAGTCACCATTTCTGACATCAGCCGGGATGCCGGCGTCTCCAAACGAACCGTCTCCCGCGTGCTTAACAACTCCCCACTCGTCAGCAAAACCACACGAGAGCGCGTGCTCGCCTCCATTCGCCGGCTCAACTACCAGCCCGACATCATCGCCCGCAGCCTGGCCGGTGGCAAGAACCGGATCCTGGGGGTCTTCGTATACGAGTCGAGCTTTCCCCTGGAGCCTCCCGACTTCTACTACCGATTCCTCCTGGGCATTCAGGCCGAGGCCCAGGCACGTGACTACAACGTGTTGCTGTACACGCGCCATCTCGACTCCGGGCAGCCCAGAAGCGTCTACATGGAAGGCGTGAACACGCTGCAGATCGCCGATGGCAGCGTGCTCTTGGGCGTGCAGACGAACCACGAGGACCTGCGCCGGCTGTGCGAGGAGGAGTATCCCTTCGTGTACATCGGGCGCCGGGATGTCCCCGGATGCGAGATGGACTACGTGACCGCCGACTACGCGGCGACGACCAAGCGGATCGTCCAGGAGCTCTTCGAGAGGGGACACCGGCGCATCGCGTATTGGCGCTCGGAAGTGATGCGAGAGCCCAGCATCGATCGACTCGAGGGGTTTCTGGAAGGGATGGAGACGCTTGGACTGCCGGCCGAATGGGTGATCAGCGCCGAAATGGGGGCCGAATCCCCGACGCCTGATGACGGGGAAGAGGGCAAGCGTTCGCCCACTCCGGTCGCCGAGCTATACGCTCAGGGCGTGACCGCGATCATCGCGAGCAGCGCCGATAAGGCGCTGTGCTGCCTGGAGGCAGCGGAGAAGGCCGGCATACGTATCCCAGAAGACCTCTCCCTGGTGGCGCTCAGCGATCCCCTGGACCCCGCCTTTCGTCGATATCCTCCGCTGACACATCTTTCCGTTCCCCGCCGTGAGATGGGACGCGTCGCAGTCCAGATGCTGGTAGATCGCCTTGAGGGAAAGGTTGACGGCCCTCAGTCTCGATGTTTGCACTGTCGGGTGGTGGAGGGAGCGACGGTCCGCACACTATCCGACTCGTAA
- a CDS encoding glycosyltransferase family 4 protein, with protein MRIGFVSKRLAGTDGVSLETEKWARVLRRMGHTCVFLAGELGPEFRPGREVPEMHLLHPIARETARRAFDGDAPDPALDARIAEHARPLRDALRRFLRDFRVELIIVENALAIPMNLPLGVALTSVLEETGLPTIAHHHDFYWERPRYQHTRVQALLDRCFPPDLPNVHHVVINSLAQAALRRRRGLESVVVPNVFDFATPPEADAYGADFRRAIGLAPDDALILQPTRIIPRKGIELAMELVARLDLPGCELVVTHPPGDEGMEYFRRLQAEAKRLHVDVCWAFDRVEEQRGYRDGHKVYSLWDVYPHANFVTYPSRIEGFGNALLEAVYFRRPLLVNRYPVYVADIAPKGFQFVEIDGAITDAAVSQVRGLLADPARCEAMVAHNYEVARRHFSFETLQSLLSGILAGLGA; from the coding sequence ATGCGGATAGGCTTCGTCAGTAAACGCTTGGCGGGCACCGACGGCGTCTCCCTGGAGACGGAGAAGTGGGCTCGCGTGCTGCGGCGTATGGGCCATACGTGCGTTTTCCTGGCCGGGGAGCTGGGACCGGAGTTCCGGCCCGGGCGGGAGGTGCCGGAGATGCATCTCCTCCACCCGATCGCTCGGGAGACGGCCCGCCGGGCGTTCGACGGGGACGCGCCTGATCCGGCCCTGGACGCTCGGATCGCCGAACATGCCCGGCCGCTGCGGGACGCGCTTCGGCGGTTCCTGCGCGACTTTCGGGTGGAGCTCATCATCGTGGAGAACGCGCTGGCCATCCCCATGAACCTGCCGCTGGGGGTGGCCCTGACGAGTGTGTTGGAGGAGACAGGCCTTCCGACCATCGCTCATCATCATGATTTCTACTGGGAGCGGCCGCGCTATCAGCACACTCGCGTACAGGCGTTGTTGGATCGCTGCTTCCCGCCGGACCTGCCGAACGTGCACCACGTGGTCATCAACTCCCTGGCACAGGCGGCGTTAAGGCGGCGCCGAGGGCTGGAGAGCGTCGTCGTTCCCAACGTGTTCGACTTCGCTACGCCGCCGGAAGCGGACGCGTATGGCGCTGATTTTCGCCGGGCCATCGGGTTGGCCCCGGACGATGCCCTGATCCTGCAGCCGACGCGCATCATCCCTCGCAAGGGGATCGAGCTGGCGATGGAATTGGTCGCCCGGTTGGACCTTCCGGGCTGTGAATTGGTGGTGACCCATCCGCCCGGCGATGAGGGCATGGAGTATTTTCGGCGCCTGCAGGCGGAGGCGAAGCGCCTCCACGTCGACGTGTGTTGGGCTTTCGATCGGGTGGAGGAGCAGCGGGGGTATCGGGATGGTCATAAGGTGTATTCGCTTTGGGACGTCTATCCCCATGCCAACTTCGTCACGTACCCCAGCCGCATCGAAGGGTTCGGCAACGCGCTGTTGGAGGCGGTATACTTCCGACGACCGCTCTTGGTGAATCGTTACCCGGTGTATGTGGCCGATATCGCCCCCAAGGGATTCCAGTTCGTGGAGATCGATGGCGCTATCACGGATGCCGCCGTGTCCCAGGTTCGGGGCCTGTTGGCGGATCCGGCGCGGTGCGAGGCGATGGTAGCCCACAACTACGAGGTCGCCCGCCGCCATTTCTCTTTCGAGACGCTGCAATCGTTGCTGTCCGGGATATTGGCCGGGCTGGGCGCTTGA
- a CDS encoding HAMP domain-containing protein: protein MFSSLRSRLLASYLAVILVTLFAAAITFFIALRPYERRLATTQLRTNLGLVIPLVERLWNAGMTPEEIVQALREGRSKLGTRTRVLLCDTQGRVIADTEEGLVGQRFPRLSDRRRPPRIPFTGQLEAQGESFYFVAAWTRSQPSRRPLILALVAPERGTQVLLNLSPQLLYAGAAALLLAAISAALIARSFARPLGIVAQAAEEVARGNLDLQLEIRQPAEMRRLVDSFNAMTREVKAARQAQRDFVANVSHDLKTPLTSIQGYAQALLDGTASTPETQRRAASVIYEEATRMHRLVEQLLELARLDAGQIQMARVPVDLSELLSACVDRQRLRAQERGISLDLDVPDSLPIVGDPDRLFQVFTNLLDNALTYTPAEGRVEVSAEMVTGEEGTWAVVSVTDNGPGIPPEELPRLFERFYRMDKARRRGGGAGLGLAIVKELVEAHHGRVRAESVVGLGTRFTVWLPAEASSA, encoded by the coding sequence ATGTTCTCCTCCCTGCGCTCCCGTCTGCTCGCCTCCTATCTGGCGGTGATCCTGGTCACCCTGTTCGCCGCGGCGATCACCTTCTTCATTGCGCTGCGTCCCTATGAAAGACGCCTGGCCACCACCCAGTTGCGCACGAACCTCGGCCTCGTCATCCCCCTGGTCGAGCGCCTGTGGAACGCGGGCATGACGCCGGAGGAGATCGTGCAAGCCCTGCGGGAGGGCCGCAGCAAGCTGGGCACCCGCACCCGGGTGCTGCTGTGCGACACCCAGGGCAGGGTGATCGCGGACACGGAGGAGGGATTGGTCGGGCAGCGCTTTCCCCGGCTGTCCGATCGCCGCAGGCCCCCCAGGATCCCGTTCACGGGGCAACTGGAGGCGCAGGGGGAGAGCTTCTATTTCGTGGCCGCCTGGACGCGCTCGCAACCCTCCCGACGGCCGCTGATCCTGGCGCTGGTGGCCCCCGAACGCGGCACCCAGGTCCTGCTCAATCTCAGTCCTCAGCTCCTCTACGCGGGGGCGGCCGCGCTCCTCCTCGCTGCCATATCCGCCGCGCTGATCGCCCGATCCTTCGCCCGCCCTCTGGGGATCGTCGCCCAGGCCGCCGAGGAGGTCGCCCGGGGGAACCTGGATCTGCAGTTGGAGATCCGACAGCCCGCCGAGATGCGTCGCCTGGTGGACAGCTTCAACGCCATGACCCGGGAGGTGAAGGCGGCCCGACAGGCCCAGCGAGACTTCGTGGCGAACGTCTCCCATGACCTCAAGACCCCACTGACATCCATCCAGGGATACGCGCAGGCCCTGCTCGACGGCACGGCGAGCACGCCGGAGACGCAGCGTCGGGCCGCGTCCGTCATCTACGAGGAAGCGACCCGGATGCATCGGCTGGTGGAACAACTCCTGGAACTGGCGCGTCTGGACGCCGGGCAGATCCAGATGGCGCGCGTGCCGGTGGACTTGAGCGAGCTCCTGTCCGCGTGCGTGGATCGTCAGCGATTGAGGGCCCAGGAGCGCGGGATCTCCCTGGATCTGGACGTCCCTGACAGCCTCCCGATCGTCGGGGACCCCGATCGGCTCTTCCAGGTCTTCACCAACCTGCTGGACAACGCGCTCACCTACACGCCGGCCGAGGGTCGGGTGGAGGTCTCCGCCGAGATGGTCACGGGAGAGGAGGGAACCTGGGCCGTCGTCTCGGTGACGGACAACGGACCGGGCATCCCACCCGAGGAGCTGCCACGCCTGTTCGAACGTTTCTACCGGATGGACAAGGCGCGTCGACGGGGCGGGGGGGCCGGGCTGGGGCTGGCCATCGTCAAGGAGCTGGTGGAGGCCCACCACGGCCGAGTTCGCGCCGAGAGCGTCGTCGGGCTGGGCACGCGCTTCACCGTATGGCTGCCAGCAGAGGCCTCCTCCGCCTGA
- the dnaA gene encoding chromosomal replication initiator protein DnaA has translation MNDTASSLSAEELWQAAKGELQLRVARATYDTWLRDSRLVAYEDGMFVIGVPNAYAKDWLEHRLYGVIRRVLESIAGRSVELRFTVYAPAERPNATEKETPLLRAVPQWEDVMEPVSDNGRYYLNPRYTFDTFIVGDSNCLAHAAALSVADHPGQEYNPLFIYGGVGLGKTHLLHAIGHRTLERGADILYVTSEEFTNDLIAAIRMHDTESFRNKYRTADVLLIDDIQFIAGKESTQEEFFHTFNALHAANKQIVLTSDRPPKAMTTLEERLRSRFDGGLCVDIKPPGLEVRAAILEAKVAMMNMRLSSEIIMAIAQHVRTNIRDLEGVLNRVVAEARVRNVPISSELVYAVLEDLTPPQANLPPEQIISLVARFFGLTAEQLTGRGRSKEVSLARQVLMYLLRTDFDFSYPQIGNLLNRDHTTIIHGVEKMKEMIETDDALHRRVMALREQLLTTGG, from the coding sequence ATGAACGACACGGCAAGTTCTCTAAGCGCTGAGGAACTCTGGCAGGCCGCCAAAGGCGAGCTCCAGTTGCGCGTGGCTCGCGCCACCTATGACACGTGGTTAAGGGACAGTCGCCTCGTCGCCTATGAGGACGGGATGTTCGTGATCGGTGTCCCCAACGCGTACGCCAAGGATTGGCTGGAGCACCGCCTGTACGGGGTCATCCGGCGGGTGTTGGAGAGCATTGCCGGACGTTCAGTGGAGCTGCGCTTCACGGTGTATGCGCCCGCGGAGCGGCCTAATGCCACCGAGAAGGAGACGCCTTTGCTGCGTGCGGTGCCCCAATGGGAAGATGTGATGGAGCCCGTGTCGGATAACGGGCGGTACTATTTGAACCCCCGATACACCTTTGACACCTTCATCGTGGGGGATAGCAACTGCCTGGCTCATGCCGCCGCCCTCTCGGTGGCGGACCATCCCGGGCAGGAGTACAATCCGTTGTTCATCTACGGCGGCGTCGGTTTGGGGAAGACCCACCTGCTGCACGCCATCGGCCATCGTACCCTGGAGCGGGGGGCCGATATCCTGTACGTCACCTCGGAGGAGTTCACCAACGATTTGATCGCGGCCATTCGCATGCATGATACGGAGTCCTTCCGCAACAAATATCGCACGGCCGATGTGTTGCTCATCGATGATATCCAGTTCATCGCTGGGAAGGAGAGCACTCAGGAGGAGTTCTTCCACACCTTCAACGCGCTGCACGCCGCGAATAAGCAGATCGTGTTGACCAGCGATCGCCCGCCGAAGGCCATGACCACGTTGGAGGAGCGGTTGCGGTCCCGTTTTGACGGCGGGCTGTGTGTGGATATCAAACCTCCCGGCCTGGAAGTGCGGGCGGCGATCCTTGAGGCTAAGGTGGCCATGATGAACATGCGGTTGTCCAGCGAGATCATCATGGCGATCGCGCAGCATGTGCGCACGAATATTCGGGACCTCGAGGGGGTGCTGAACCGGGTCGTCGCCGAGGCGCGGGTCCGAAACGTCCCCATCTCCTCGGAGCTGGTGTACGCGGTCCTGGAGGACTTGACGCCTCCGCAGGCGAACCTGCCGCCCGAGCAGATCATCTCCCTGGTCGCCCGGTTTTTCGGGTTGACCGCGGAGCAGCTCACCGGGCGAGGCCGTAGCAAGGAAGTATCTCTGGCCCGGCAGGTGCTGATGTATCTCCTCCGGACGGACTTCGATTTCTCCTACCCTCAGATCGGCAATTTGCTCAATCGCGATCACACGACGATCATCCACGGCGTCGAGAAGATGAAGGAGATGATCGAGACCGACGACGCGCTTCACCGTCGTGTGATGGCGTTGCGAGAGCAATTGCTGACGACGGGGGGGTGA
- a CDS encoding carbohydrate ABC transporter permease, producing the protein MTISIRQERVIHHGLIYLIVTAGAIVMLFPLLWTVSTSLKTPDQLVYTRIELIPDPIAWENYIKVFEIAPVLRYFRNTMIIVLCAEFGSLVVCSLVAYAFARIPFPGRNLMFVLLLSSMMLPGVVTLIPFFIIFDRLGWINTFLPLIVPRFLAHNPFYIFLMRQFFRGVPQDLSDAARIDGCSEFGIWWRIVMPVSKPVLAAVAIFTFQWIWNDFLYPLVYLGGNKDLWTLALGLNSLKGMEGDVTTHYQMAFSVLMIIPMVIIFAFGQKYFIRGITFSGLKG; encoded by the coding sequence ATGACCATTTCCATCCGCCAGGAGCGCGTCATCCATCATGGTCTCATCTATCTTATCGTTACAGCGGGGGCCATCGTCATGCTTTTCCCGCTGCTGTGGACCGTCTCCACCTCGCTGAAGACGCCCGATCAACTGGTGTACACCCGCATTGAGCTGATCCCCGATCCCATCGCCTGGGAGAATTACATCAAGGTATTCGAAATCGCCCCGGTGCTCCGGTACTTCCGCAACACCATGATCATCGTCCTCTGCGCGGAGTTCGGATCCCTGGTGGTGTGCTCCCTGGTGGCCTACGCCTTCGCCCGCATCCCCTTCCCAGGCCGGAACCTCATGTTCGTGCTGCTGCTGAGCAGCATGATGCTGCCCGGCGTGGTCACGCTGATCCCCTTCTTCATCATATTCGACCGCCTGGGCTGGATCAACACGTTCCTCCCGCTCATCGTGCCGCGGTTCCTGGCCCACAATCCCTTTTACATCTTCCTGATGCGCCAATTCTTCCGGGGCGTGCCACAGGACCTGTCCGACGCCGCGCGGATCGATGGCTGCTCCGAGTTCGGCATCTGGTGGCGCATCGTGATGCCGGTCTCCAAGCCGGTGCTGGCAGCCGTGGCGATCTTCACCTTCCAGTGGATCTGGAACGACTTCCTCTACCCGCTGGTCTACCTGGGGGGCAACAAGGATCTGTGGACGCTGGCCCTGGGGCTGAACAGCCTGAAAGGCATGGAAGGGGATGTGACGACGCACTATCAGATGGCGTTCTCGGTATTGATGATCATCCCCATGGTGATCATCTTCGCCTTCGGCCAGAAGTACTTCATACGAGGCATCACCTTCTCCGGGTTGAAGGGATAA